GCATGAGACTAGTAGAATGGCCAATAGCACATTGCAATTTATTAATGCTATCAAAAATAGAAGATAGGCTTCAGGACTATAATACACTTGCCCTTTTAACGATTTTACTATTGGACAGAGATCTAGGAGCGGTTGTACAAGATACAACTGATGCAGTTACGCACATGTATGCTAACTTCTgttctaacaaaatatttttctttgattttgtgtCGCAGTAAAAGAACCACCTATCGGATGATACCATCTGAGAATGGTTGCTGACATTAGGCTATGTCCCTATCAAACTATAACTTGACAGCAAAAATCTCCATCCTGGTAACAAAAGCTTGTTGGTTGTTGCACATTGACAATCTTTTGTTGTCACCTAATTCCCAAGCTCCTGGAACATGTTAGTTAGAGAGCAGGAGATATAATTAACCAAATTTACCAGACATAACCAAGAGTAGTGCGAATCATTGATACCTCGCAGTCAACCGAGAACCAACTTCACTCATGCAATGTTCATTCCCGCTATGAATTTTGTTCCCCCCAAAGATGAAAGGCTTATCCTACATATTTGTGTCCGATGGAAGATGAATATTTGATgtttataatataaaagaaacctatgtaaaaataataggCTCAGTGCAAGCCATGTGTTCTTCAGATTGTCATATTACCTTCTGATTCAGATGAAAAGAACTTATATTTTCTTTCAAATCCTTGCAGCAAGAAAAATcagggagaaaaaaaaaaactcactaAAGAAAAACCTTTCTGAACACCATGGAATGATGCGGCTGGTTGATGTGAGATCCATTATTTGACTGGATTTCAGAGGTTAGGGATAGCTAGTCCCAAGAAAAAGGAGAACAAACAAGAATGAtaggaattaaattgaaaatagaaatactGGTGAAATTAAGAATTTGTAAATTGTTATGTAAGAAAAAGACTAGCAAGAATTCACCTTGCTAAACAGTTCAATTGGAAGGTTGTGCTGAACCCTCTTTTCTGTTTGGAAATTGAATTCCTGTATTAATTGACACAAGATGTGAcatcattatattttttctatctgAATATATTATGGGGTGAAAACAGATGAACCAACTCACTGTTGGCACTGTGGATTCCTGCTTTCTATTCCGGAAAACACCAATATCTCCTCTACTTGAAAGTATCTGCAAAGGCATTGCAGAGTTGCTAGTACAATAGATCGAACTAAGAAGGGAGCAAAAAGTGGAACCTacttaatccaaaaaaaaaaagcaacaaaaatataatggattccaaaaacttaaataaaaatgcAGCAATTTAAGATAGTACAAACTTTAAAGTAATATATTCAAATATCCTTAGAATATAATTCGTGCTTATACTTTCCAACTTTATTACAACGTCTTGTTACCTTCCTATTAAGAGGCCGAGCTTTAAAGTTATGAGTAAAATCCAATCCATCATGCTTTGGAGGACTCATGGGAGTCATGGCAGATGGTCTATGCAAAAAGAGTGCATTGAAGTTAGTCTCATTTCACCAATTATCATGTTACACTTAACATAATGCCATTTGTTACCTTCTCAAATCCCTGCCTCTATTTACTGTGGAAGAAGGAGGTTTGTCCAATCCCTGAAACTAATAAACTCAATTTCTGATGGAGTAATCATAGATATCTTCTACAGGTctacaggaaaataaagaatataCGGCTGGCCAATCATAAGAGTTAGCAgcttaaaaattcatatttaatgCATTTCATATTGGTAGGATATGAGAAACTTTGAATACAATACACATGTCATGAAACGCTAAAGTTTCTAAGAATTAAATGAACCTTGTCAGAATCGTTGCAACGAAGTAAAGATGATGAAGTAGCGGATGAGTGTTGCATGGCCCTCTCCCATGTCTTCAGGTGAAATTCCTGAGAAACAATACACAAAATATCTGAgcttcaaaataaataatgcaGAACTCGTTTTGCTAATTAGTTATTGGCTTGCCAGCAAAATGCTTTTCCATTTCTATATAACTCATGaaatagtgaaaaaaaaaaacatagatgAACCAAGAAAGCACGTGTTGAGAACTTACTTGAAATTCAGGCAACTGCGGAGTGCTCCTCTTGGGTAGTGGCAATGTAGGAGCATTAAGAATCTAGATTGTGggcaaaataattaaaaagagaagACAGAGAAAGATTCACCAAAATTTGAAACCAGAGTCTATCAACTACAAATACTAACTTTTCTGTTTAATGGGCGTGCTTTGAATCTGGACCCAGCCACTGTCACATGTTCTGCCTCTACAACATTTTTTGGTCTGAAACAACCGCATATAAAACATCTTCAGTTTGATTTCATGAGGAACATAATCCACAATAGCAAATTTCACTGAAAACTAAAACAACAAACCTTATCCTTTGTGCTCTATGAGCAGTTTCAAGCTCAGGCTCCCTAGGAATAGTAATCCTCAATTTGGTGTGTCTAGAGTTTTCTTCAGTAGTTACAATCTGCAATAATATACAAATTTACAGCATCATCATGTGGACCTCTTTCCTGCCTTTCCAGAGATAGTCCTCTGCCCAAAAATTACTCGTATTATTCCAATTTACAAGGTCTCTCGTTTGTCCTTAaccattatttaatatttttcaatcatcaCAACAGTGATATCACAGGAAACAAATAGAGAATGACAAAAAAGTCGGGGTGGGGGAACATATTTTAGACACAACAAAATCCCCAACATGTCAAATGGAAGGTATTTagcaatttataaaatcaattttttaacaaaGGGAATATTCAAGATACTCTGCATTAGAATTTATAGTTTCCTACCCTGTTAGGTGCCTTATGTACAAAATTAGTTTGCTGAATCACATCACCAACCTGCCATAGAGATAGATATAGTAAGTATTTCAAATGCACTGTGTAAAATAAATGAACTTCCCAGCAGTAGTTAAGCCACACTTAATTCCCAATTTACGGTTCCAGTACTTCCATGGTACCACCAACCGAACATGAGAGCCAAACTTAATATACACAATCTATTAAATTGTTACCCATGAAAGCATCAATGAAGCTCTCATAACCTCCTTagagtatttttaataaataaaaatgtaatgCAGGCTTAGCGATAATTTTATAGGATGTTATATCTCCAACTATCTCGGAATTGCACAAATTTACAGCTgtaaatgataaattttaatattgatttcTGGCATATACTAATTGGTTCAATCAGACAAATATAACACCCATCTCTCAGTTATTAGTTAaacagagaggaagaagaatagaGTAATTTACAGACCTTGCGCGAGTGACCATCCTCTAATTTCTGCCGTTTTGAAGCTTGAGTTTCTACCCCAGAAAAGGTAGACAAATTCATTTCCTTGTTCTGAGATAACTTCTGAAACCTGAGACAATGGGAAAATTGTAGATGgtatagagaaagaaaaaaggtaaATTCGGTTCTTTCTGCATCTGCAGATCAGAAAGCATGAGCTAGCATCACCAGCCTCAGAAAAACTAGGGGAAAAGAAAGTAGAAAACAGTCCTGCAGGCCAACTGGTTATGAGTACATGACTTACAAAGTACATAGTAATTGCGAAGGCTGCATTTAAGATGATGTATCATGTTGAGAGAATAGAAATCTTGTGGAGAAATGCAAATACCATCAAACACGCAAACCTTGTGAACTAATAGTATGTTAATTGTTTGCTTTTCGGATAATAGTACATGCCTCCCTAACTATGAAAATGTATAAGCTAGTCAGAAAATCACCTCGAAGCAACATTTTGAGGAGCCCGATTTTGCTTAGCCAGCTGACTAGCTGTAGGTTTCATTAGTGTTGAACCCTTTCTCACAGTGGATTTAGCCTTTGATTTCAAACTGTTCCCGGTTGTCTTACTGGTAAAGGTTAGTCCTAAAAGAGAGAAATACTTGTCAAGCGATAAGAGGGAATAAAAAGagggaattaaaaaaaaagctacAAATAAGCGAAAGAGAATCTGATGAATTGtgaaaaaatcaataaaatactATAGTTGACATATAAGGTTAAAAAACTCAGAGCAGTTTGAGCACCAGGAATTACAGATAGGGTTtctaattaaagagaaaaattgGTAAAAGTTCTTGTGATGCAGTTCATCATTCAATGCATTTAGAAGAATCACAATATACGATTACTAGGTGAACAACTTCTTTCAGAGAACAGTGTCCCGATCTATGATCATTCAATCACGTCGATTACCCGTGCTATTTACTTGTAACGGTTGCATTTGCATAGCTATATCTTGCAGAACTCCAGCCACCGATTTCGAATCTATCAAAGCAGAAAGCAGCTTAGATGACAATATCAGTGAAACAAGAACTAACAACATTTCGTAAAGTAAAATAGCATAGGCATACCACCATTGAAGCATTCCAGAGAAGAGGCGCTAACATCGTCTTCTCTAAGCACAAGCTTCGAAACAAAAGCTGAAACACAAGAGATTATTGAGCTAACCAAGGTGCATTGAATGAGGCATGAGAAATGCGTtggaagaaagaggaaaggcgAAAACCGACGAGAAGGAGGGTAGCTGGCGGCGGTTTCGAACCAAAGCTCGGCTAGGCGAGCTTGAACGGGAGATTCTTGCACCGTGAAATCGAAGAAGCGCGCTGCATCAAACTCGTAATCGAGGTCGATTTCGTGAGCCACATAAACGTCATTCTCTATTTCCAtgtcttcctcctcctcctccatcgTCGTGGTGGTCATCATCATCGTCGCCACCGACTATTGCGATTGCGGGTTATAAAGCTCCGAATAGAACTCGTTGAAGAAAATGCACTGTTGAATGTTGATAGCTACTGTTACTGTTAGCTAGTCAAGCTACTGAGTACTGAGAGGGATTTTACATTTGAATACCAAATCGCCtcattattcaatttaatttaattaaatattatataatataataatagtattttgtattttttaatttttatgcgtTTCGTTTCATGAAATGGAAGGTTGGCAAATGCCACCACCCAGTGTTGGGTCCATTGTAAGTATATATCTTAATtaagtaataattaatttaatagaaGTATAcaaatttattcaaataattgtaattaattagCTTAGGGTTATGGGAGAGGGGTTTTGTCTTGTTGCGCCGGGAGCTTAACCCTATGGCATACATAAGTGTAACGACCAAGACAGTACATCACTAACGAtccaaaatttgaatttgtggGGACTGTTTGTTGGACGGATTTGCCCCTTTGGATAGGTCCTGTTTTGGTGCGGTGAGGTCAGTGCTCACATTGTGTCAAATGCGCACCACACTATAAACTGCAATTTCGGCGCCTCAGTCCTCTTTCCAATTGGCTACATTTCCCAAGACCCGAAATCCCCAGATTACCCTTAACGTTTCTCTTTTCTCACTCAGTTGGGCCGGGTCTGCACCTCTTGTTTTATTTCTGAATTTAGGACTCCACTCCACAGGTCCACTTACTGAGAATCAGAATCTAAAGGAAAATTTTCAATCACACAAAATAACGTGTCAAATATAGTCAATGCGTTTTCAGTGGCCCCAAAGAACAGagtgagataaaaataaaaagccaATTATACCATGTCTTTTATTTAactgtttaatttttatctaatttatttttataattaatttttaatattcaaaattaattatttaatttatttttgataattatacaataatttttagatattataacACACACTATAATGAAAAGATGAATATCTCCTAAAGTGAAGAGGGGATTAATAaggtaataaaataatattttaattattcttaaattaagataataaaatttataaatttaaaaataataaaaataaataaaaatacttttatcattttattaaatGGTCTTGAGATGAAATAGAACTTTTAGAATATAGCTCATTCAATTCTGTAGCTAAATTTGGTAGTCCCAACGAACTATTTTTtggataaacaaaataaaaaaatgtggtACCTGTAAAAAATACtatgaataaaaaatgttagatataaaataaaacttataaaatttaagatGTAAGTACTTGTTtagattagatataaaaagtgtataaataattGATGAATATAATAGCATTGATAATATAATCATTTgatcattaaaataataataaaggttaTTAAACTTTTTGGTTACAAACTTAGAATTAAGacatttaaaattgaattatgaatcatgatatacaataaaaattaagttATAGTATAACGGAtcactaactttttttttctaaaaatctcttttcaaaataaaaatcgaactcaatttattttgttttaacttTGGTATTCAGTAGccttattttacattttatgaGAAAAGTAtataagttttattattttaattaaaaaataattaaaatattgttttattattttattaacatctcactttttaaaaaaaatattatattttatgagagaataaataaattacacgGTCAATTAAAGTGAGTTATAATTTATAAGGTAGACCACAATTTTCATCTCATAacaatttttatgtttaaatctTATAAAAAGCAAACTCCGAAAAGTATCTATTAAttcattttttgtatttattcatCATTAATTAACGTGGAAAATAacaattagtaaaaaattagttaagatggatatttttttaatatcaaaatacTTTAAATAGACTAAAAgtatagataattttttatttttttgggatAAAAGTATACATAATTTTAAGTTCGAGAAAAATAGATACAAGATAGggtaaatttcaaaaatataatcagtgtcttaaaataatcttttaatttCAAGAGTGCAACTATACCCACGTAATACAGTAACTACAAGTGGTGAATGACCAAGGTTGACGCTCGAAGGCCAAGCTGCCACACTCCACAGAAGCTTGCAACGTAGTTCTtctaaatttgttttatttaccATGTCTGTGCCCAGATTTCAAAGTTTCAACTTTCAAATCTAGATTTTATTTCCTCCTTATTATTAGCTAGTTTGAACTATAGGGATCCATATACGTCCATGAAACTGTGTCAAATCTGTCTTTTTATATAGCACAGATGAATTAGTAATCCGTAGCTAGCagcataagaaaaataattggaCCTTGGGCATGCCTGAATACATCCAAACATATCATAGCCGTCGGTATGTTATTTGTTCAAGCTAAGACAAACTTACACATTCAAGTTGGGACCCCTATCCATTGAATTGGCAATAAGGTGCATACATGCAtggtttaatttcattttttttttcgcatCAACCCTATATGCAACCAGTTTCTCATCCAAGCCTCAACCTCAAACGTCCACatccattttttttactatcCCTTGGTGTCTAGTGCCATTTCAACTAATAGTAGCatgcataaattaaatataaaacaatctCACATATATGCAAATAGTTTTAGTCGATAAAATCACAACCATATATGAATATATGACCGATAGAGGGGCTAAACGACATCTTGTTCTAAATTCTTAATGTCTTGATCGCCATGTGCGGTAAAATTGTTCCataatgataaatttaaaatgagaCCATCATCAACAGGCTCAATTTTATCGAAATGGAACCTATACGTGTGTTTTTCTTGGATATGGAAGCATGGGGGACTAGACGTATATGTGGGACAGCTTTTTGTCAGTGTCACAGAGAAGAACTCGGACCGTGCgttttctttgtttataaattttgcctatcaaatcggaccgtccgatttgtatGCTAATGAGAAATAAAATTTGGGGTGCTATAAATCGGACTCTCCGTGTTACCTTAACGTGGTTTTTTAATATGTAATGTAGTACAAGTCGCATGGTCCGAGTTCCAtgctttgattttgaaaagaactCGGACCCTCCGTTTTGAGTACAGATAGAAATTGTTTTGGTGAACTGAGAGCTGGAATCACATGGTGAATGAAATCGGACTGTCCGTGTGGGTGGTGTCAACTCGCAGGGTCCGAGTTGTTCCCTCCTAACACCACAAACATGTTAAGCACACCCCTTCCCCATAATGAAGTCCAGCCCGTACTCTAGCGCCATATGTAAATTAAAAAGCGTCATCAACACCACTGCACCAAATATCTGAGATTATATATTTGTGCGTGACGGCAAGATTCCTGTGTCCACTCATTCATGTTTTGTCTCTGCTTAGCTTCCAGATACACATGCATGAAATATTTCATACTGACTACTCAGCACAAGAGCACCTCAAATTAGGGACCAAATGTTAGCGTGTGGTCTAAATACTCTATTTTTTATAgttatactttatttttgttcCCAATTATCCGTTCATTTGGTTTATTGCGGTTAATTATGATATGATAAAAACTTTTAGACTCTTAACTTGTCGTCGCATCTAATTGATAAACACAAAGAATTGAATCGTGCATGAGATGTGCATACTATGATGTGGATGTGTGTTGTATGGTGTGTAGTAGTTTGTATATCTGTGATTACGCTGAAAACTCAGGTAAAGtcgacttcatgtgaagttaatATCTGAGAGTCAttggatgaaaatttagtcaaattatctaataattctcagatatcaacttcacgtaaagtccaCTTTACTTGAGTTTTCACCGTATATGATGAGGAGTAACCAGTATTGAAGGAGGAGAACAATATGgagtaataataaataatttaactcaagcacttttaataaaataaatgatatgTTACTTATAAAATATACCTAAGTAACAAGGAAGGAATAAAAGGTTGGTTAGAAAAGTAGGAGAGAAAAAAGAACGATTGGATATGACATCAAAGGGAGGATATGTGGTATTCTGGTGGATGAAGGTTGGATGGATAACTCCTTTTAGTATTtgaagtaaaaatttaaaaagcaaaatattttaaatttgctATCGGATACAAATACAATGTTGACAATTGAGATTAGTGTCACATAGTAATCAGAGATTAGAGATAATGATTCCCCCGCAGCCTCTAATATATCAAAGAAAACACATGAACGCAATGGAATAGTAGTGGGATGAGAAGATGATTGAATTGAAGGTTAGAGTGAGGTGGAAGAGATTCCAATAATCCAAAATTCGTGGCTATGCCTAAGTTGATGTGTGTGCAATGAGCCATGAGAGTGATAGTGCCATTGCAAGGAGTCGTTCAAGGCAAAGGAGGTCTCTTCTGGGGTTCCGTCATCCCCTGCGCCCTCTTCTACTTCTTCCAGCTCTACTTCAAGAACCGCCGCCACCACCACcgttctcctcctcctccgccaccaccaccaccaccaacatcaTGTCCAAGTCTTGCCCCGCTCTCTTTCCAGGATCCTTCTGTCTCCCAGAAGCCCTGCCGGACCCGCTTACGTGTCAGGCCGCGCCACCTCTGTCGCCAGAATCTCCGCTGACTCTCCTTACTATGTTGGTTTGCGCAAGGCGGCTGAGGATCCCTACCACGAGGTTCATAATCCTCATGGTGTTATTCAGCTTGGTTTGGCACATAACACGGTGAGTGAGTGTTTCTCTGTTTTTCCATTCAAAATTGCTTGTGTTGTTATCTTGTTAGGTTATGAGAACTGAGTTTCGTGGATTTTGTTCTCTGTTTGGGACTTCATGTAGTTGTCTCAGGACTTGGTCCACGATTGGATTCACCAGAATGGAACCACTGCAATTTTAGGCAGAGGAATTGCACCTTACCAACCCCTTGATGGATTCATGGAACTCAAACTGGTAATTTCAGTTTCAACTACTTTTTAATTGTGATGTGCTTTGTTTAATTGAACTTGTAATGTAATGCTGAGAAATTTGATGCGCGTGACTTGGAATTCGATGGAATTTATGCATGCCATGCACAGTGATAATTTTCCACTATAATCCTGCAGGCTGTGGCTGGTTTCATGCCTCAAGTTATGGAAAAGCCAATTTTCTTCAGTCCCTCACAAATGGTACTAACTGCTGGTGCCACCTCTGCCATTGACATTCTTAGCTTCTGCTTAGCAGATCATGGAAATTCATTCCTTGTTCCAACACCTCACAGCCCTAGGTAACTCTCTAACAAACTCCTCAATTTTCAAACCTTCCTTCATGCAAGAAAACATGAAATATGCTTTGATCACCTCTTGCAGCTTTGATGGGGATATAAAATGGCGAAGTGACATCGAGATAGTAGCTGTTCCCTGCCGCAGCACTGATAACTTCAATCTGAGTATAACTGCTCTTGACCGGGCCTTTAACCAGGCAAAGAAACGGGGACAAAAAGTTCGAGGAATCATCATAACGAATCCTTCAAATCCTGTTGGAAAATTATTGGACCGGGAAACACTACTTGATATTGTGGACTTTGCTAGAGAGAAGAATATCCACATAGTCTCCAATGAAACATTTGCAGGGTCTGCTTGTGGAAGCAAAGAGTTTGTGAGCATGGTGGAAATCCTGGAAGCCGAAGAACTTGATCGCGACAGAGttcatataatatatagtttATCAAATGAACTCTCTGTTCCAGATTTTAAGGTTGGTGTCCTCTACTCCTACAATGAGAACGTCCTAGTTGCTGCTAGAAGAATGGCAAAGTTCTCAGCTCTTTCTGCTCCCACTCAGCAATTGCTTATCTCCATTCTTTCAGATACTAGATTTGTACagaaattcattgagatcaaCAGACTGAGGCTTCGAAAAATGTATAACACATTTGTGGCAGAATTGAAGCAGTTAGGAATCGAGTGCACTAGCAGCAGCGGTGGTTTTTACTGTTGGGCCAACATGAGTAAATTACTCCGGTCTTACGGCGAAAAGGGAGAGCTTGAGCTCTGGGACAGATTGTTGAATGTGGCTAAGATCAATGTTACTCCAGGATCATCTTGTCACTGTATTGAACCAGGATGGTTTCGTTTTTGTTTCACTACATTGTCTGAAAAAGATGTTTCTGTAGTCATGGAACGGATTCGGCGAATCTCTGCAGCCACAAAATCAGAGAGTTGATATGGCATTAATTAGTTCTACATAtattgttgttttggtttaCTGATTCTTTATTCTTTCCGGCATAATCCTAGAAGgaataatcaatcatcaagGAGAAGTTATAAGATGGAGTTCTTTTTTAAACCTCAGTTTTAAAGCCTATGCATTAGGACTTCTGTTAAGTGTATAGATGGAGCCTCTTGCATGGTATTATTTGCGTCCGCGACAATGCAAAAATTGATAATCTGATTCTGAATGTGAAGAAGCGTCTCCATTGGTATTATCAGCTACAAAAGGAGTAATAATAACACAAGAATGCATAATAAGGTAAACTTGCAAGACCCAAATTTGTTTATGGGCATGATGATATagctgtttctttttcttcttgctccATTGCCCTTAGGTTTTTCATTTAtttcataatattttatataagagAATTAGATACCCTTTGCCTTCAAGGTTTGTATATTGCAGCAAGAAGGTCATATTGTATtagtaatatttaatatttgatgTAATAATTGACCAAAGACTGGTGAAAGTTTGATGAGCATTTTGGATGACATCTCAGGAAAGTTCCTAAGGATGGATAAGTAATGTTGATGGCAACTTCCCTGGACAACATAATTCGAGGTGGTGTTATTGGTAATTCCGTGATGATTGAGGAGACTCCAGTCATTGCAGTATCATACAAAAACTGAGCTTGTGGCACTACACATGGGTTCTCCCTACAAGAAAGGGACGTTTGTGTTGAGAACAATCTGAAGAGTGATAAGCATCATCATTAGCTGTATTGGAATGGGAAATTGGGAATATGTttatgaattaggcatggggCAACGTGATCAAGGTGCATAATTCCAAATCCAAAAACATGATTTGGCATGAATTGATGCAGGTGGTGTGGTGTGTCCAAAATTTTACAACCATGAAAAGCGAAGGATACACAACAAAACAAAGATTGCAAAGAAGAAATGGTAAAATATTAGAAGCCTAACCATGCTAAGATGATCAGTAATTCCAagcattttcattttcaaatacAATGTgcaatttttgttttccacttgAAAACACCCGAGACAATGGAATGAAACAAATGCCTTTTATTGCAAAATGTACCCAATTCTatgaagaggaaaaaaaaaataatgacaatataaaaatgaatgaaaaagaatttttgtcTTGCTGCTTCTATAACACAACCAATTAGCAAGTAGCTTAGTGTGCTCCCAATCCATTTCTAATGGACTCAAGGACCTGGACAACCTCAGCCATGCTTGGTCTCCTTAATGGATCCTCCGAGGTACAAATTAGTCCCAACTTCATAACCTGAATTAACTCATTCTCAGCAAATCCCAATAAGTTTCTGTCAAAGCAATTTGAAGCTGAACCAACCTCTAACAAACTTCTTACATATTCACATAAGATGACCACCTCACTTGTTGTTGGACTTTCTACTGGCTTCCTACCTGTAACCAGCTCCAAAAGAATCACCCCAAAACTGTACACATCACACTTCTCACTCTGCCTTAGgctttgagccaattctggtgCGACATAGCCAACGACATTGTGGAACTTGGTCAGACCGTAATTGTCCAAAATGGGGAGCAACTTTCCTAAACCATAGTCAGACAACTTAGCCTCATACTTGTGATCTAAGAGTATGTTAGAGGATTTAATGTTGAGATGAAGAATTGGAGGTTTGCAGTCATGGTGAAGATAGGCGAGTGCTCTTGCAGTACCAAGTGCGATTTGGAACCTTCTAAACCAATATAACTCCCTGTTGCTACTGCTAGTGCTTGTTCCGGGATATCCAATCCCATGTAGATTATCATAGAGATTCCCATTAGGGACAAACTCTGATAGAATCAATTGCATTGAAGAGGACCAATAGTAACCTTGTAAAGAAACCAAATTTGGGTGTTGGAGGTTGCCTAATCGTCCAATCTCGTGCTCGAATTCTTCCTGGTTTCGGATCCTTCCCAAAGTCTCAAGCTTCTTCACTGCAATTGAGATGCCGCCTTCAAAATCAGTTCTGTACACTGTTCCAATTGATCCACCACCTATTATAGACTCTTTGTCAAGCAATGCTTTTGTACCTGCCTCCCAATCTTCATATTTTGATGGTAAACTTTTGCTAAACAGAACCAGCTTTCCAATTATAACATTTGATTCTGTTGATGATCCAAGGGGTGTGCTCTCAACAACCATGATCTCATCACTGTCTTTTTTTCGACGACGAGCCCTAATATTCATGATGGTTACCAAACAAACCCCTGCAAGGATCAGAGCTGCAGCAACAATCGCAACAATTGCTGAGATGCTTAGAACTTTAGTCTTCCCAGGTGCTGAAGGTGACGGAGTTCCATTCGCCGAGCAAGAGGTGTCCAAAGGAGCACCACAGAGAAAAGGATTATTGGAAAAAGCAGATGGACCAAAACGCTGTATGGTTTCAATTTGAGGGATGAGACCGGATAGATTGTTGAATGAAAGATCAAAATGAGTCATGTTTCCTAAATTTCCAAGAGAAGATGGGATTAAACTAGATAGTGAATTATGTGACAGATCTAGGTATTGCAACTTTGACAGGTTTCCTAGGCTTGGTGGTATGCTTCCATTGAGCCGGTTCTGATGTAAGTCGAGGGATTCCAAGTATGTCATGTTGTATAGGGTCTGAGGAATCTCACCCTCTAAGCTATTACCAGAAAGGTCCCTGCAGC
The Arachis duranensis cultivar V14167 chromosome 5, aradu.V14167.gnm2.J7QH, whole genome shotgun sequence genome window above contains:
- the LOC107488180 gene encoding protein TPX2 isoform X2 — protein: MMMTTTTMEEEEEDMEIENDVYVAHEIDLDYEFDAARFFDFTVQESPVQARLAELWFETAASYPPSPFVSKLVLREDDVSASSLECFNGDSKSVAGVLQDIAMQMQPLQVNSTGLTFTSKTTGNSLKSKAKSTVRKGSTLMKPTASQLAKQNRAPQNVASRFQKLSQNKEMNLSTFSGVETQASKRQKLEDGHSRKVGDVIQQTNFVHKAPNRIVTTEENSRHTKLRITIPREPELETAHRAQRIRPKNVVEAEHVTVAGSRFKARPLNRKILNAPTLPLPKRSTPQLPEFQEFHLKTWERAMQHSSATSSSLLRCNDSDKGLDKPPSSTVNRGRDLRRPSAMTPMSPPKHDGLDFTHNFKARPLNRKILSSRGDIGVFRNRKQESTVPTEFNFQTEKRVQHNLPIELFSKLSLTSEIQSNNGSHINQPHHSMVFRKDLKENISSFHLNQKDKPFIFGGNKIHSGNEHCMSEVGSRLTARSLGIR
- the LOC107488180 gene encoding protein TPX2 isoform X3, producing MMMTTTTMEEEEEDMEIENDVYVAHEIDLDYEFDAARFFDFTVQESPVQARLAELWFETAASYPPSPFVSKLVLREDDVSASSLECFNGDSKSVAGVLQDIAMQMQPLQVNSTGLTFTSKTTGNSLKSKAKSTVRKGSTLMKPTASQLAKQNRAPQNVASRFQKLSQNKEMNLSTFSGVETQASKRQKLEDGHSRKVGDVIQQTNFVHKAPNRIVTTEENSRHTKLRITIPREPELETAHRAQRIRPKNVVEAEHVTVAGSRFKARPLNRKILNAPTLPLPKRSTPQLPEFQEFHLKTWERAMQHSSATSSSLLRCNDSDKFQGLDKPPSSTVNRGRDLRRPSAMTPMSPPKHDGLDFTHNFKARPLNRKILSSRGDIGVFRNRKQESTVPTEFNFQTEKRVQHNLPIELFSKLSLTSEIQSNNGSHINQPHHSMVFRKDLKENISSFHLNQKDKPFIFGGNKIHSGNEHCMSEVGSRLTAR
- the LOC107488180 gene encoding protein TPX2 isoform X1; this encodes MMMTTTTMEEEEEDMEIENDVYVAHEIDLDYEFDAARFFDFTVQESPVQARLAELWFETAASYPPSPFVSKLVLREDDVSASSLECFNGDSKSVAGVLQDIAMQMQPLQVNSTGLTFTSKTTGNSLKSKAKSTVRKGSTLMKPTASQLAKQNRAPQNVASRFQKLSQNKEMNLSTFSGVETQASKRQKLEDGHSRKVGDVIQQTNFVHKAPNRIVTTEENSRHTKLRITIPREPELETAHRAQRIRPKNVVEAEHVTVAGSRFKARPLNRKILNAPTLPLPKRSTPQLPEFQEFHLKTWERAMQHSSATSSSLLRCNDSDKFQGLDKPPSSTVNRGRDLRRPSAMTPMSPPKHDGLDFTHNFKARPLNRKILSSRGDIGVFRNRKQESTVPTEFNFQTEKRVQHNLPIELFSKLSLTSEIQSNNGSHINQPHHSMVFRKDLKENISSFHLNQKDKPFIFGGNKIHSGNEHCMSEVGSRLTARSLGIR
- the LOC107488180 gene encoding protein TPX2 isoform X4 encodes the protein MMMTTTTMEEEEEDMEIENDVYVAHEIDLDYEFDAARFFDFTVQESPVQARLAELWFETAASYPPSPFVSKLVLREDDVSASSLECFNGDSKSVAGVLQDIAMQMQPLQVNSTGLTFTSKTTGNSLKSKAKSTVRKGSTLMKPTASQLAKQNRAPQNVASRFQKLSQNKEMNLSTFSGVETQASKRQKLEDGHSRKVGDVIQQTNFVHKAPNRIVTTEENSRHTKLRITIPREPELETAHRAQRIRPKNVVEAEHVTVAGSRFKARPLNRKILNAPTLPLPKRSTPQLPEFQEFHLKTWERAMQHSSATSSSLLRCNDSDKFQGLDKPPSSTVNRGRDLRRPSAMTPMSPPKHDGLDFTHNFKARPLNRKILSSRGDIGVFRNRKQESTVPTEFNFQTEKRVQHNLPIELFSKLSLTSEIQSNNGSHINQPHHSMVFRKDKPFIFGGNKIHSGNEHCMSEVGSRLTARSLGIR